In Truepera sp., the sequence CCTACCCGCTCGCTTGGGTCAGCCTCTGGCTCGTGAACATCGCCGTGCTGGCGGGCGACCTGCTGCTCATGGCCGGCATCAACAACGGTGGCCAGGAGTACCGCGAGTTCATCTGGCCCGTCCAGGCAGTGTTCGCCACCGGCGTCATCCTCATCGCCTACAACTTCATCCGCACCATCGCCGACCGGGGCATCGAGGAGATCTACATCTCCAACTGGTACATCATGGGCGGCCTGCTCTGGACCATCCCACTGCTGGTCATCGCCTACATACCCTTCTACCAACAGAACGCCATCAGTGAGACGGTCATCCAGGGTTACTACATGCACATGGGCGTGGGCATGTGGTTCACGCCGGTGGTGCTCGGCCTCACCTACTACGTGCTGCCGAAGTTGTTGAACAAGCCCATCTACTCGTACTCCCTGGGCGTCCTGGCGTTCTGGACGCAGATGGTCTTCTACTCGCTCATCGGGGCGCACCACTTCGTTTTCGCGCCCACGCCGTGGTGGCTGCAGACGGTGGCCATCATCTTCAGCGTCGGCATGATCATCACGCTTGCCGCCGGCACCGGCAACTTCCTGCTCACCATGCGTGGGAGCTTCCGCACCATCGCCCGCTCGTACAGCCTGCCGTTCATCCTGGCGGGGGTCATCTCGTACTTCCTCTTCTCCGCCCAGGGGTCGCTCGAGGCGCTCCGCAGCGTGCAGGGGCTGTGGCACTTCACCAACTACACCGTGGCGCACTCGCACCTCACTATGTACGGCTTCGTGGTGCTGCTCATCTGGGGCGCCCTGTACGGCATCCTTCCCCGGCTTACCGGCCACGAACCACCCCAGTTCTGGGTAGGGGTGCACTTCTGGTTCGCCGTCGTCGGCCTCGTGCTCTACGCGACGGCCCTCATGTTCGGCGGCACGATCCAGGGACTCAGCTGGATGAGCGGATCGCCGTTCATCGAGTCGGTCAAGGCCATGGCCTCGTACTGGCTCTGGCGCGCCGTGGGCGGCACGCTCATGTTCTTGAGCCACTGCATATTCGCCTACAACATGTGGACCATGCGCCCCCGTCCCGCCACCAGCCCCGCCAAGGCGCCGGTGGCCGAGGTAGCGCAGTGAACTTCCACAAGAACCACTGGTTGCTCTTCAGCGTCATTTGCTTCGGCTTCATCGGCCTGTCGCTCATCGTGGGCATCTTGCCGGCCATCTGGGTGCAGAACAACTCGGAACCGATGCCTGGGGCGCAGCCCATGACCGAGATCGTGCAGCGCGGCATCGACGTTTACGTTGCCGAAGGCTGCGTGGCGTGCCACACGCAACAGGTGCGCCCCCTCGAGATGGACGCCGTTTGGGGCCGGCCTTCCGCCCCCGGCGACTACGCCTACGTGACCCCGAGCTCATGGTGGGCGCCTTACGCCCCGGCCGTGCTCGGCAGTGAACGGACCGGACCCGACCTCACCAACGTGGGCGCCAGGCAGTCGAGCGACGTGTGGCAGTACATGCACCTCTACAACCCGCGCTCGGTGGTGCCGGACTCAGTCATGCCCGCCTACCCCTGGCTGTTCGACCGCGTGACTACGGTGCCGAGCGGCAAGACCGCGGTGCCGGTGCCCGCCCACTTCGCGCCCAAAGACGGTTCGCTGGTGGTTCCCAACGAGAAGGGCGAGGCCCTGGTGGCTTACTTGCTCTCGCTGAAGCAACCGTCCTTGACCGCCGCTCCAGTTACCCTGGAGCCGGAGGCCGCTGAGCCGGCGCCGGCCGGCGAGCCCGAACCGGCCGGCGAGCCGCAAGCCGCGACCGAGCCGGAAGCCGCCGCCGAACCCGAACCGGCCGCCGAGCCGCAAGCCGCCGCCGAGCCAGAAGCCTCGGAAGCACCGGCCACGCCGGAGCAGCCGGAAGCCGCCCCGGCCCCAGCCGCGACGCCAGAGCCGGCCGCGCCGGCCGCCGCCGAAGAGCCGGCCGCGCCGGTCACCGCTGAAGAACCGACCACTCCCGCTCCACCCGCAGCCGAGGAGGCAACTACCCCCGCCGCAGAAGAAGCGCCGATCTCTTGGGACGAGGAGTTGGGCAGCGCCACCTACACCGCCCACTGCGCCGCCTGTCACCAGGCCACGGGGCAGGGCATCCCGAACGCGTTCCCGCCGCTGGCGGACGACCCGGTGGTCACGGCCGACGACCCCACCGAGCACGTGACCACGGTGCTGCACGGCAAGCAGGGCTCGACCATCAACGGCGTCACGTACGGTGCGGCCATGCCGCCGTTCGCGGCACAGCTCAGCGACGAGGAGATCGCCGCCGTCGTCAACCACGAACGGACCAGTTGGGGTAACTCGGCGCCGCTCGTGACCCCTGCGGACGTGGCCGCCCTGCGCGGAGGCGGGCAATGACTACGTTCCTCAGCCTGGTTCTCACGCTTCAGAACCAGATGAACGGCCACGGAGGGACCGATCCCCTCGAGCACTTCACGCTGCTGCCGGCCGGCCACCACGTTGCCGACCCGGCGGGCAGCTACGAGTACGTCCTCGTGGTCGCGGGCGTGATCATCACGCTGCTCGTCACGTTCTTCACGATCAAGTTCTTCTTCAAACCGGGCGAAGCCGGCGCCGGCCACATCAAGCGCCGGATCCTGCGGGACGACCGGTGAGGGGGTTTCTGCCATGAGCGACGAGCGAAACGAGACCGGCGGCCTTCCGGGCGGCGTTCCAGTCGGCCCGGGCGAAAACGCCGCGTCGAGGGAAGACCTTAGCCGTATCGACGTGTACCTTGACGGCGGCACCGAGCCCATCGTCAGCTACCGGCCGCCGGTCAGCTTCGAGCTCGACTCCACGCAACTGGACGACGGAGACCACGTCCTGCGCATCGAGGCGCGCGACTCCTCCGGCACGAAAGGTGTTCGCGTCGTGCCCTTCACGGTGCGGAACGGCCCGGGGATTGCCCTACACGGCCTGACCCCGGGCGACGTCCTCGACGGGAAGGTGCAGATTCTCGTCAACGCCTACGGCGGCGCGAACGAGAAGTACTGGGAACCGTCGCGCGCCGAGACCCCGGCGCCCATCCCCACCTGGACTTGGGTGCTCGTCTTGTTCATCGTTGCCTTCGGGGTGTTCTACGGGGTGCGTCACTGGAACCCGTCTCCCGACTTCGCGTCCACGCCCACGTTCAGTTCCACCACCGCCCAGACGAGCCAGGCTCCTGGCGCAGTCGGCGGGCCCGCCGGCGCGCCCACGGGCCAGGGCGGTGCCAAAGGGGAGGCCCTCTACTCCAACCTTTGCGCGGCCTGCCACCAGGCCGGCGGACAGGGCCTGCCGGGCGTGTTCCCGCCGTTGGCGGGTGACCCGGTCGTGACCGCCGCCGACCCTACCGAGCACATCAGTACCGTGTTGCACGGCAAACAGGGTTCGACCATCGACGGCGTCAGCTACGCCGCGGCCATGCCGGCGTTCGCGGGACAGCTGACGGACGAGGAGGTGGCCGCCGTCGTGAACCACGAGCGCACGAGTTTCGGCAACTCGGCCCCCACCGTTACCGCCGACCAGGTAGGCGCTTTGAGATAGTCGAGCAGGTGCACGCTTGCGGGGAGCGCCCAGCGCGGCGCGCCCCGCGCGGTGCGGCACGGGGCGCTCCCGGCGCCGCAGCGAACGGCGGCCCCCCACGCCGAACCGCACGGAGGGCCCCACCCCGAACCGAACGGCGCGCCCCACGCTGAACCCAATGGCGCGTTCTACGCCGAGCCGAGCGGCCCCCAAGCTCAGCGGCCGAACACCGCGTCCGACAGTAGTACGACGTCCACGTCGGCGCCGGCCAGGTGCGCGAAGACCGACGCCAGGTCTTGGCTGAAGTACCAGGTGTCTATGTCGCTCACCTCGGGCACGATCTGATGGAACACCAGCACCAACCAGCTGTGCTCCCTGGCCGCGCGGTCGATGGCCGCGTTGATGACCGCAGGCGTGTCGAGGAGAGAGACGCTCAGCGCGCGTAACCGGTAGGGGTCCGCCGGTGGCCAGGTCTCGAGCCCCTGTGAACGGACGATGGTTCGGCCCGCCGCGAAGTACTCATGGACGCGCGCGAGCGACGCCTCGTCGAAGCCGCCGTATGGGTAGGCGATGACGTCGGCACCGCGCCTGAAGCCATGCTCGAGTATCCACGACTTCACGCCGGCCAACTCGGACACCAGGTCCTCGTCCGAGAGGGTGTCGAGGCCACCGGACTCCAGGGGGGTCTTGTGGTGCGCGATGACCTCCCAACCCCCGAACCGCTCGGCGATCTGCAACTCCTCCAGGGTCATGAAACTCGGTTGGCCGATCAGGTCGACGATGACCGCGATGCTCGCCTTGAGACCCAAGGCCTGCGCCAGTGGTAGGCCGAACCGGAAAGCGCCGTCTCGCGCGTCGTCGAACACCAGCGAGACCTTCCCGCGGGGCGGGCGCGGCACGGTCGCCAGCACATCGAACCAAGCCGTCACCGGACCGTCGCCCTGGTCCTTGAGGCTGAGTTGGATGTCGGTCACCCGGCTGAGGTCGATGTTCGGTGCGGTGCCACCGCTGGTCAGCCCCAAGCTGGAGGTGATCGTGAACCAGTCGTCGTCGAGGGCGTAAGTGTCGGCCTTGTCCCTACGGCCGGTAAGGACGGGGAACGCGTCGTAGGTCTCGAAGCCGTCGGTGCTCAAGTACACGTACAGGTAGTCGAGGTGCTGCACGCCGTTCAGCTTCAGGCCGAGCTTCAGGAACGCCCCACTCAGGTCGAGCGGCCCCAGGTTGCGGGCCCGGATGTTGACCTGTGCGCCGTCGCCGTCGGTCGTCACCTTCAGGGAGCGCGTGCCGATGAGAACCTCCGCGAGGTCCGCTTCCGCGCTGCCCGCGGTGCTCTGTTTGGTGAAGGCCGAGTCGAACTGGAACGCGTCGATGACCTTGCCCGGACCCAGCGGGACCGGCACGGCCACGGGCCTGAGGTCGAGTGCGGCCGGTGGCGGTGTTGGGTCGGCTGCGAAAGCGAGCGATGGCGGCAGAACAAGAAGCAACGCCAAGGTGAGAGCCGATAACGCCCGGGCATGCGCCCCCACGGCCGCGCGGCGCCGTTCAAGAGCTAGCGGTGAATGCATCAGGTCATTATCACCGCAACGCCGCGTCAGGACGGGCGGGCTTCGTCAAGCGAGGCCAACGCGGCGAACGCGCAGCTGCCCTCGCCGTCCGCCATGCAGGACGTGAGCCGCACCTCGGTTCCCAATAGGAGCGAGATCAACCGTTCGTCGAAGCGGCAAACGGCGCGCGTCTCCTGGGCAACGCGGTGGTAGATGCAGTTGATTGCCTCGATGGACTCGCCGTCCGCCGCGAGGCGCGCGTGGTATCCGAGTTCGTTCATCTTCTCGATCACTGCCGCGCGCCTGGACGGTGCGTCGAGTCTCTCGAGCGCGGGCAACAGCTCGGCGGCCAGGTCGTCCGCCATGGTAGCGAGAACCGACTCGGCGGTTTCGTCCCCGAGGCGGTCCCGGAGCGCCCGGAGCATGCCCAGCGACAGCATGTCGTAGCGGCGTGGGAACGTCTCCCGGCCCCGCTCGGTCATCCCGTAGGTCCGGCTCGGCCTGCGACCGCTGGGCCTCAGGCCGATCGGGGCCACCAGCCCGTCGCGCTCCAGGGCCGTTACCTGCTGGCGCACGGCGTTGCGCGTGACGCCCAGCAGGGCCGCGAGTTCGTCGAGGGTCAGGCCCTCCGGCTTGGTGTGGAGCAGTTGCTGCAGGAGCGCCTCGCGAGTGCTAGGAGGCGGTTGCTGCGCTGCCGTAGGAACCTTTCCTTGCGTCACGGACTCACTCCTTCCCGATGTTTCACGTGAAACATTACCCCGGCGGCTGGGCCTTTCACGGAGACACGCCCGGCGCTAGGCCTGAACAATAACATATGTACCTTACATTAGTGATTTTGGGTGCTAATCTCGTCGAGGTGAACGAGCGCCCTGCTGAGCGTCCGTGCGACCAAGAACATCGAAGGGAGAGGTCATGAATTACCACCAAGAAGTCAGCTCGAGAGGTTCGTTCGGTCGTCGCCTGGTTGGCGGCCTGGCGGTCCTCGCCCTCTTCGTCCTACCGTTCGCCGCTGCCCAGGATGCAGAACTAGCCAAGTCGCCGCCTCCGGCCCCGTACGTGAGTGTGTCGACGCTGCTTCCCCTGCCGGACTTCATCCCGGGCGTGGGCGCCCTGTTCATCGACCCGGCGAACGCACCCGTCGGCCCCTGGCTCTCGTACGGCTCGGACGGTAGCCTCGTCGAAGTCCTCTTCATGGTGCCCATCAGCGCCATGCAGACGGCGACCAACTGGTCCGACTTGGCCACGGGCGTGCTGGCCAAGACGGGCAAGACAGTCGACCACGTGGAGATCACCTACAACGGCGGGCACCCCGGCATGGCCGAACCGCACTACCACATCAGGCTCGTGCTCGTTGACGCGGCTACGGACCAGAAGCTCCTGAACCCGTAACGGATAAGGAGTTCCAGAACCCGAAACGACCCGAGCGCCGCGCCTGACCGAATGGTCGGCCGACGGCACAAGCAAGCAGAACGGATAGCGCCACGTTTCCAAACGTGGCGCTATCCGTCCTGACAGAGTCTGGAACGGCTACGGAACCTGCGTCACCACTACGTTGACCAGGTTCAAGGGCGGTTCGGACGTGCCGAGGGCCACAGTGATGGTCTGCTCGCCGTACCACTCACCGCTTTCACCCAGCACGCCGTTGCCGTTGTCGTCGCTCCCGACCTCGATCTTGAGGGGTCCCGGCAGTGCGTCTATGAGCGTGAACTTGCGGTCGGCGTCCAGCAAGGCGTCCGGATAGCCGGGAACGCGCAGCATCAGATCGAGAACGGGCGCGGGGGGAGGCGGCGGAGTGCCGATCAGCGCGTTGTAGGCGGCTGCCGGGTTGATGAAGCCCCAACCGTACTCCGGGTCGCGGCCCGTGGTGCCCTTGTCCACCGCCGTGGTGGCGATGGCGTCGGCGATCTGCGCGGCGCTCGCCCCCGGGTCGGCGCTGCGCAGCATGGCGATCACGCCTGCCACGGCGGGGGACGCCATGCTGGTGCCCGACATGGTGCCGTAGTCGGGTCCCGCCAGGCGGCCCTGGGCGTCGAAGATGGCGATGGTGCTGAGGATCATCTCCGCCGGCGTGCCGCCGGGGGCCGCGATGAACATCTCACTTCCCATGTGGCTGTAACAGGCGCGCTGCTCGTCTGGGCCGGTTGCGGCCACGGCCAGCACTTCCGGGTAGGCGGCCGGGTAGGAGACGGGTTTGGTGGTGAAATTGTCGGGGCAACTGTATTTGTCGTTGCCCGCCGCCGCAACCAGGCTGATGCCGAGGCCGGCCGCTGCCTTGATCGCGTCATGGACCGCGTTCCCGAGGTCGCCGCTACCTCCAAGGCTCATGTTGATGACGTCCGCCAGCGGCTCGCCGCCGTTGGCCACGTAATCCAAGGCCTTGACGAGGGCCGTCGTGCTCATGGTGCAATCGCTAGTGGCGTCGTCGCCAAGGTTCACGAGCAGCAGCCTGGCGTACGGCGCCACGCCTGCCACGCCGAGGCCGTTGTTGGCGACCGCCGCGGCGATGCCCGCCACGTGGGTGCCGTGAGTCTCGCACGCCGCCCTGGTGACCGTGATGTCGCTTCCGCCCCTGACAGCGTCGTAGGTCCCGGCCACGTTGTCCCGCAGGTCGGGGTGCGACGGGAGGAAGCCCTGGTCGAGGATGGCGATGGTCACCCCGGCCCCGCCCGCGTCGCCCCACATGGGCTCCACGCCCAACAGGTCGAGGTTCCACTGTTGCGACCGGAGCGGGTCGGTGCTTGCGGGATACAGCCGCCGCGGGAACTCCACGTAGCGGACCCCTGGCGTGGCGCGCAGGGCCTCCGCCACGCGAACGGCGTCGGCGGTGGGCACGTCCACCAGGGTGAGGCGGGCCGCGTCGAACGAGTCGGTGGAAGCCGCCAGGCCCAGGCTCCCGAGGGTGGAGGCGACCGCCAGCTTGGCCGCCGCGAGGGGCGCGCCGGCCACGCCGTCCTGGCCGAGCACGAGGCCCTCGGACCCCAGTCCGACCATCAGCGTGGTGACCGGGGCCGAGGCGAGGGCCTCGTCGGTGGAGGGCTCGAACGCCGCGGTGGACAGGGTGTCCGGGGCCGATTCCGCGACGCCAAGCGCCGAGCTGGCCGGTCCGCCCACCGCCTGACCCGTGACCTCGGGGAAGGAGAAGGTGAAGTATTGGCTCATGACCACGATGTCCGGGCCGCGCCACTTGGCAGTGAGCTTCAGCCTGAACCCGACGTCCACGCGGGGCATGCGGGAGGGATCGACGGTGACCGTCACGTAGGCGTCCCCGTTACCCTGGCTGGGCGAGACGACGATCGCGCCATCGGCGGCCAAGTTGTCCGGAACGACCTCCAGCTCCCAGTCGCCCGAACCTATGACCTGCGCCGTCGCTTGGGTGAAGCCGTTCATCTCGAGCGTCGGGGTCTTCAGCCGCACATCGGGGCGCGGCCCCAGTTGCACACAGCCGGCCAAGACCACGAGGGCGGCCGTGCCGAGCAGCGCGAGGAGGACCCACCTGCGGGCGGACGGACGAGGGGTGGGGTTGGCGTCCCTCTTCATGTGAACTCCGTTCGTGCCACGCCCACTGACAAGGAAGTCCGGGCGCCGGCGGCTATCACCTTAGATATCGCACTCGCCGGCCCGTTCCGTGACAAGCGCGTGAAGCGAGCCTTCATCCAACGTTCTGTCAGCTACTGCGCAACTCCCCGATGTGTGCCAGCAGGCCGCTGGTAGACGCGTCGTGCGCGCCGGGCTTCGCGGCGCCCGCACGGACCTCGCTCAAGAGGTTCGTTGCGAGTTCCTTGCCGAGCTCCACGCCCATCTGGTCGAAGCTGTTGACGTCCCAGACTACGCCTTGAGTGAAGATCGCGTGCTCGTAAAGCGCTATCAGGTTGCCCAGCGCGTGCGGCGTTAGCTGCGGCATGAGGATGGAGGTGGTCGGCCGGTTGCCGCGGAACGACTTCGCGGCCGTCAGGAGCTCGAGGCGCTCGGCGGGCGCGCCCTGCTCGACGAGCATCGCGCGCGTCTCGTCCGGGGTGCGGCCGAGCATGAGGGCCTCGGTCTGGGCGAGGAAGTTGGAGAGGAGGATGTCGTGATGCTCGACCAGCGGGTGCAGGGGCTTCGCGGGCGCGATGAAATCGGCCGGGATGAGCTTGGTGCCCTGGTGGAGGAGCTGGTAGTACGCGTGCTGGCCGTCGGTCCCGGGCGAGCCCCAGATTATGGCGCCCGTCTGCCAAGTCACCGGGTTTCCAGCGCGGTCCACGTCCTTGCCGTTCGACTCCATGAACGCCTGCTGTAAGTAACTCGGTAGGTAGCGCAACGACTCGTCGTAGGGCAGCACGGCGGCGCTCTGCGCGCCGAAGAAGTTGCCGTACCACACGCCCAGCAGGCCCATGAGCATGGGCGCGTTCCGGGCCGGCTCAGCGTTGAGGAAGTGCTGGTCCATCTCGTGGGCGCCCTCGAGCAACTCCACGAAGCGCCGGAACCCCACGGCCAAGGCGATCGACAGGCCGATGGCCGACCAGAGCGAGTAGCGCCCGCCAACCCAGTCCCAGAAGGCGAACACGTTCTCCTTGGCGATGCCGAACTCGGCCACCTTCGCGAGGTTCGTGGACACGGCCACGAAGTGCCTCGCCACCGCCTCCTCGCTCTTGAGGTGTTCGACGAGCCAGCGGCGCGCCGTGTGGGCGTTCGTCATCGTCTCCTGCGTGGTGAAGGTCTTTGACGAGATGATGAACAGCGTGGTCTCGGGCCGCAGCCCCGCCAGCACGTCGGTCATCGCCGCTCCGTCGATGTTCGAAATGAAGTGTGCCCGCAGGGCTTCCGTGGTGAAGGGGTGCAGCGCGGTGACGGCCATCTGCGGCCCCAAGTGCGAGCCGCCTATGCCCACGTTCACGACGTCGGTGATGCGCTCGCCCGTGTACCCGCGCCACTCACCGCCGCGCACGGCGCCTGCGAAGCGCTCCATCTGCGCCAGGACGGCGTTCACCTCGGGCATGACGTCGTGGCCGTCCACGTAGATCGGGGTGTTGGAGCGGTTGCGCAGCGCCACGTGAAGCACGGGGCGGTCCTCGGTCAGGTTGATGTGCTCGCCCTCGAACATGGCGCGCTTGCGCTCGTCCACGCCGCTCGCCGCCGCCAGTTCGAGGAGCAGCTTCACGGTCTCGCTCGTGATGCGGTTCTTGCTGAGGTCTATGAAGAGCTCGCCGGCCTGCAGCGAGAACGCCTCGAAGCGCTTGGCGTCGCCGGCGAACAGGTCCTCGAGCTGCACGTCCTTCATCTGCTGCTGGTGGCGGCCCACCGCCTCCCAGGCGTCGGCGTTACGATCCGGATGGCGCTTCACGCTTACCTCCTTTGTGCCGGCGGCTCGCCGCCCGCCTCGCTCGAGCGCCGCCAGATGTTGATGTTCCCCTCGACCGCTAGGCCTTCGATCTCCTCCAGTTCGGAGTCGCTGAACTCGAGGTTGGCGAGCGCGCCGACGTTCTCCTCGAGCTGGGCCACGCTGGAGGCGCCGATGAGGACGGAGGTCACGCGCGGGTCGCGCAGGCACCAGGCGAGCGCGAGTTGGGCGAGCGTCTGGCCGCGCCTCTTGGCTATGTCGGCCAGGGCGTGGACCCGCTCGAGCGCCTCGGGCGTGAGCATCTTGGGCTTGAAGGAGTCGGCGCGGCTGGCGCGCGAGTCGGCGGGCAGCGTGTGCTCCACGTCGCTGGGTTCGACCCGCAGGTAGCGCGAGGTGAGCAGCCCCTGTGCGAGGGGCGAGAACACTATGCAACCCACGCCCTCGTCGCCCAGCACGTCGAGCAGCCCGTGCTCTATCCAGCGGTTGAACATGGAGTAAGACGGCTGATG encodes:
- a CDS encoding cbb3-type cytochrome c oxidase subunit I, yielding MAQNAPVLRVGRPLAISKTSVEPVADTDTAWTRLIYSYASWATVWLIWGTLIGLYLSLKFAAPDMEHIAWLSYGRLRPVHTNTVFWGWSSLAMMAAALYVVPRTSQRRLWSYPLAWVSLWLVNIAVLAGDLLLMAGINNGGQEYREFIWPVQAVFATGVILIAYNFIRTIADRGIEEIYISNWYIMGGLLWTIPLLVIAYIPFYQQNAISETVIQGYYMHMGVGMWFTPVVLGLTYYVLPKLLNKPIYSYSLGVLAFWTQMVFYSLIGAHHFVFAPTPWWLQTVAIIFSVGMIITLAAGTGNFLLTMRGSFRTIARSYSLPFILAGVISYFLFSAQGSLEALRSVQGLWHFTNYTVAHSHLTMYGFVVLLIWGALYGILPRLTGHEPPQFWVGVHFWFAVVGLVLYATALMFGGTIQGLSWMSGSPFIESVKAMASYWLWRAVGGTLMFLSHCIFAYNMWTMRPRPATSPAKAPVAEVAQ
- a CDS encoding cytochrome c, which produces MNFHKNHWLLFSVICFGFIGLSLIVGILPAIWVQNNSEPMPGAQPMTEIVQRGIDVYVAEGCVACHTQQVRPLEMDAVWGRPSAPGDYAYVTPSSWWAPYAPAVLGSERTGPDLTNVGARQSSDVWQYMHLYNPRSVVPDSVMPAYPWLFDRVTTVPSGKTAVPVPAHFAPKDGSLVVPNEKGEALVAYLLSLKQPSLTAAPVTLEPEAAEPAPAGEPEPAGEPQAATEPEAAAEPEPAAEPQAAAEPEASEAPATPEQPEAAPAPAATPEPAAPAAAEEPAAPVTAEEPTTPAPPAAEEATTPAAEEAPISWDEELGSATYTAHCAACHQATGQGIPNAFPPLADDPVVTADDPTEHVTTVLHGKQGSTINGVTYGAAMPPFAAQLSDEEIAAVVNHERTSWGNSAPLVTPADVAALRGGGQ
- a CDS encoding cytochrome c, with amino-acid sequence MSDERNETGGLPGGVPVGPGENAASREDLSRIDVYLDGGTEPIVSYRPPVSFELDSTQLDDGDHVLRIEARDSSGTKGVRVVPFTVRNGPGIALHGLTPGDVLDGKVQILVNAYGGANEKYWEPSRAETPAPIPTWTWVLVLFIVAFGVFYGVRHWNPSPDFASTPTFSSTTAQTSQAPGAVGGPAGAPTGQGGAKGEALYSNLCAACHQAGGQGLPGVFPPLAGDPVVTAADPTEHISTVLHGKQGSTIDGVSYAAAMPAFAGQLTDEEVAAVVNHERTSFGNSAPTVTADQVGALR
- a CDS encoding HTH domain-containing protein yields the protein MTQGKVPTAAQQPPPSTREALLQQLLHTKPEGLTLDELAALLGVTRNAVRQQVTALERDGLVAPIGLRPSGRRPSRTYGMTERGRETFPRRYDMLSLGMLRALRDRLGDETAESVLATMADDLAAELLPALERLDAPSRRAAVIEKMNELGYHARLAADGESIEAINCIYHRVAQETRAVCRFDERLISLLLGTEVRLTSCMADGEGSCAFAALASLDEARPS
- a CDS encoding S8 family serine peptidase codes for the protein MKRDANPTPRPSARRWVLLALLGTAALVVLAGCVQLGPRPDVRLKTPTLEMNGFTQATAQVIGSGDWELEVVPDNLAADGAIVVSPSQGNGDAYVTVTVDPSRMPRVDVGFRLKLTAKWRGPDIVVMSQYFTFSFPEVTGQAVGGPASSALGVAESAPDTLSTAAFEPSTDEALASAPVTTLMVGLGSEGLVLGQDGVAGAPLAAAKLAVASTLGSLGLAASTDSFDAARLTLVDVPTADAVRVAEALRATPGVRYVEFPRRLYPASTDPLRSQQWNLDLLGVEPMWGDAGGAGVTIAILDQGFLPSHPDLRDNVAGTYDAVRGGSDITVTRAACETHGTHVAGIAAAVANNGLGVAGVAPYARLLLVNLGDDATSDCTMSTTALVKALDYVANGGEPLADVINMSLGGSGDLGNAVHDAIKAAAGLGISLVAAAGNDKYSCPDNFTTKPVSYPAAYPEVLAVAATGPDEQRACYSHMGSEMFIAAPGGTPAEMILSTIAIFDAQGRLAGPDYGTMSGTSMASPAVAGVIAMLRSADPGASAAQIADAIATTAVDKGTTGRDPEYGWGFINPAAAYNALIGTPPPPPAPVLDLMLRVPGYPDALLDADRKFTLIDALPGPLKIEVGSDDNGNGVLGESGEWYGEQTITVALGTSEPPLNLVNVVVTQVP
- the pgi gene encoding glucose-6-phosphate isomerase produces the protein MKRHPDRNADAWEAVGRHQQQMKDVQLEDLFAGDAKRFEAFSLQAGELFIDLSKNRITSETVKLLLELAAASGVDERKRAMFEGEHINLTEDRPVLHVALRNRSNTPIYVDGHDVMPEVNAVLAQMERFAGAVRGGEWRGYTGERITDVVNVGIGGSHLGPQMAVTALHPFTTEALRAHFISNIDGAAMTDVLAGLRPETTLFIISSKTFTTQETMTNAHTARRWLVEHLKSEEAVARHFVAVSTNLAKVAEFGIAKENVFAFWDWVGGRYSLWSAIGLSIALAVGFRRFVELLEGAHEMDQHFLNAEPARNAPMLMGLLGVWYGNFFGAQSAAVLPYDESLRYLPSYLQQAFMESNGKDVDRAGNPVTWQTGAIIWGSPGTDGQHAYYQLLHQGTKLIPADFIAPAKPLHPLVEHHDILLSNFLAQTEALMLGRTPDETRAMLVEQGAPAERLELLTAAKSFRGNRPTTSILMPQLTPHALGNLIALYEHAIFTQGVVWDVNSFDQMGVELGKELATNLLSEVRAGAAKPGAHDASTSGLLAHIGELRSS